ATGCCTAGCCTTTAACATTTAAACCCACTTTTAAATTGcatttggttttgtgtttgtctttgtctttattcAAATACTTGCAGATGCACTGATTAATTTCAGTGAACAACTTGCTTGATGCTTAATAAATTACCAGCATGGCTTCACAGCACATTGAAGATGGGTCCTTCTGGCTTAAGCCCAGGAACAAATCCTCTGTTCCAACACTCTGCTTCAGGATAATTTCATACCTGTAATGAGCCACATTGAAATGCACCTGAAAATTGCACATTATCATAGTATAAGGAAACTGAACTCACTTATTTAGTTTTCTGGTAAAGATAATTATACTTTCAAATGaaagcaatttttatttatgtaaaataatttcatgcaGGAAATccaaattttatatttagaatacttttctgtcatataaaatgcattaagaccaaactgttaaaatcaacaaatgtgCAACTGTTGAGGCATTTGTACAATCTCTTTTATAATACTGTCTTtccttaaaaacacaatttttgagTCAATTTGTTTGTGTAGTTTGGATTCTTATCCTACAAAGAGACACATAGAACAAACAACTTGCAATCATACCAAAGGGCAATTTTAGAGTAACCAATTAACATAACAGTCATCTTTTTATACTGTGGATGGAAAGCAacacatgcacagagagaaGAACACAGACCAAGATTAAAACTTAGGATTTTCTTGCTGCAATTCACCGTGAAGCCTTTATGTTGTATTCTAACTAGAATGAAGGCAGCACCACTACAGCTTTTTCTTCTCAGTCTTACTCAGGTTGTGGTCTCAGGTCAGCCAGATCGTCATACTGAGAGCCTTCAGCAACCTCCTCCTCGCTCCAGATatctttactgtttttctttgtgtaggCAGTAGACACTAAATCAGCAGAAATTCAGTTTGAGCTTTTAACATGTTcttgttcaaaataaatttaaccaagATAAACAAGTGCACAtaccttctttttcttttttaggagGGGGGCCAATTTGTCCAGGACCAAGCTGTCCATAGGCTGTTGcattttgctgaaataaacCCAATTAGTTATTCAACTCTACTGCACCCAGACATTACTTTTATggaataattacattaaaaacctaataaaactaaagaatatTATCCTCTTCAGCCTGCAGctgaagtaattattttacttcaatgtatattttaaataaactttctcatactgtttatttgtgtttgtgagtaATCTTACTTTACAGTCTtcatcctcatcttcctcctgctgagTTGATAACAGCGCAGACAAAGCCTGCAAGTTTTGGTAAGATGATACTCCGAGAAATTCCATaacaacaaataagaaaagaagaaaaaactgccTTAAACCTGCAGCTGCTATATATATTATGCTTGTACTTCGGTTTTAAGCTAACTACTTTTGGTTAAAGCGAATGATAAAATTATAGCCTTATGAAGCGAAAAAACAGCTGATTAGCATGCTTACTAGAGTTCGAACCTTTGGCGTTGTCGTTTTCTGTCTCCATGGAGACTGGCTGCCATGGTAACTAGAGACGTTGAcctgaaaagtaaataaaaaatgcctgAGTAAAATTAGCCAAGTAAAAgtcctatttttaaaattatgtataaaatcataaattttaaGGATATGTACATTAAGTATTTATGCTTAATTTAAACACCGTTCTAAAACACACTTAGTTACCTATTAATAACTAAACCTACATATTAAAGCAGTGGACATGTATAGTTTTTTATATCTCATATTTTAATGGTACCACATGAACCAGCTTGATGTCACATTTAATATCAAAAGAACACTACTGCTATTCTTTTTAAGGTCATTTTATATATTAGTGTTTTACACCCATATACAtgtaattttctacttttgatttttttaaatatatgtagctttgatatatattatatatacacTGAAAATAACAGGTAAGATTTTTCccgtttttattcaaatatttagatgttttgttaattttgtcaATATAATTTTCaatataatttgaattaatCCATACATTTAATTACGTAAATTAACTAACTGCGTGAGAGGGAGAATGTCTGAGCATatagaatatatataaatatgtttataacggcattatcacattttttggcgggttttttctgtttggaaaaaaatcatagaTGCGGCGCCAGTCAGTTTTGGCCCTCGGCGTATTCCGTAGCCAGTACATATGGCCCTCAGGATTCATGTTGAAGGTGACAGGTAGAGTCATGCCGGGAGCCTTGAGTTTCCTGCCTTTCACCGTTTTTGCGGCTGATGATGCCgataagagagaaaaagaagagacaTCATCGGTAAACCTGGACGAGCTGTCGCTCTACAcagcccctcctcctcctcaaacTCTCTGGCATGAGGAGTCTGAAGCGGGTCAACTGGAGGAGAAAGTCGCCACCGTCAGGAAGTTAGCTGAGCCGTACGCTACTTGGTGCCAGTCAAAGTACGCTAAAATTAAACCCAAAGTTCAGAAGGTCGTCCAGTTGGGAAGCGACACGTACGTCTATCTACAGAACCCTCCTAAAGACTTCTATCCCCGGGCAGGAGTCATCGGTTTAGCCGGAGTCGTCGGGCTTTTTCTGGCCAGAGGATCCAGGATTAAGAAGGTCCTCTACCCAACGGGCTTTATGACCCTGGGCGCCTCCCTTTACTACCCGGAGCAGGCGGCGGCCATAGCCAGGTCTACCGGAGATTCCGCGTACGACACCGCGGTTCAAAGCTACGCTGCTGTGGAGAAGATCCTGAAGTctcaaattaaagataaaaagagtGACGAAAAGTAAAGACTGGATTCAAACAGCGTCTTCATTCCCTGATCTTCCTGGATGGAGTTTTGAAATGTGACTCTAATGCTCTTTGCACTAAGCTTGAATTGTAACTCAGGATTCCCAGCTTTAAAGATGtacctctggttctgatgtcaATGTATATTATTGTAGAAAATAAGATCTGCTTGGCTTATATTAAAATTCAGGGTTTGACACATCTGTTGTGATGTTGGTATGAGGAATAATTTTACAAGAAAAGCTTCTTTAGTCCAATTAAATATGAATACATGAACTTAATGAGAAtattctctgaaatgttttcagacagTAAAGTTAAActattaaatcagaaaaattaacCAGTGGAAAACTGATTCTGGAATCTGAAAACTATTTAAGGGAAAATATTAACTATTCACATTTAGCCTCTAAAACTCAAGATACATTATATCAGTAAGGTGTTTAAAGACcagatatttaataatttatactGTGATAGTTTATTCTAGtccaattcaataaaaaaaatactttgcttatcccaaaagtaaattaaatttgactcatttcatccaagtatcttcaacatgtcaggaaggatctccagtagcagtcagtttGCAATAACTCTGAACAGGCCACCGACTGAAGACTTTTCTGTATGATAGTCTAATATCTGTCATAAATGttaaagggaaggaaaaaaattctcaatgcaaaaaatgaacaaaagtcgtctcaaagaacaaatcagaagtAATGTGATGGAGCTACTTTGACATGCTGTCACTGCAAACTGTTATTCTGGAAACTGcaattaaaaatgactaaattaaattaaatgaatttaatacAAGGGTTCACAAGTGTCAAAACAGTATAGTTTCCTAGACTCAATTTTCCAAAGTTCCTATTAGTCTTCAACCAATTTTACTTATAACACAAAAGTTCACTTTGAGTTTAGTGTAAATACTCAATT
This is a stretch of genomic DNA from Gambusia affinis linkage group LG12, SWU_Gaff_1.0, whole genome shotgun sequence. It encodes these proteins:
- the dnaaf6 gene encoding protein PIH1D3, producing METENDNAKGSNSIMEFLGVSSYQNLQALSALLSTQQEEDEDEDCKQNATAYGQLGPGQIGPPPKKEKEVSTAYTKKNSKDIWSEEEVAEGSQYDDLADLRPQPEYEIILKQSVGTEDLFLGLSQKDPSSMCCEAMLVKIKLPDTKTKDVFLDLKEKYLDLRTPKYKLGLHLPHPIQNQEAKAQFFSDRQELEVTLLMK
- the LOC122840832 gene encoding MICOS complex subunit MIC26-like, producing MRRQSVLALGVFRSQYIWPSGFMLKVTGRVMPGALSFLPFTVFAADDADKREKEETSSVNLDELSLYTAPPPPQTLWHEESEAGQLEEKVATVRKLAEPYATWCQSKYAKIKPKVQKVVQLGSDTYVYLQNPPKDFYPRAGVIGLAGVVGLFLARGSRIKKVLYPTGFMTLGASLYYPEQAAAIARSTGDSAYDTAVQSYAAVEKILKSQIKDKKSDEK